From a single Shewanella denitrificans OS217 genomic region:
- a CDS encoding TetR/AcrR family transcriptional regulator codes for MKTRDRIVHASLELFNLNGEPGITTNHIAAHLGMSPGNLYYHFRNKEDIIRSIFDLYQQHLEKGFQPYENKQVDMALLMGYFDALFYTLWQFRFMYANLVIILGRDEELKQKYLGIQQQVLARSSNILQQLKKDKVLDIADDEITPLADTIRMIAGFWISNQLTYSGAANITKSSLYEGLLRVLMLFKAYSTSDSFETFKHLEQHYRTLALEDDQ; via the coding sequence ATGAAAACCCGTGATCGCATAGTACATGCCAGCTTAGAGCTGTTTAACTTAAATGGTGAACCCGGTATCACCACTAACCATATTGCCGCCCATTTGGGCATGAGCCCAGGTAACCTGTATTACCATTTCCGCAATAAAGAAGACATTATCCGCTCTATTTTTGACTTATATCAGCAGCATCTGGAAAAAGGCTTTCAGCCTTATGAAAACAAACAAGTGGATATGGCGCTGCTGATGGGCTACTTCGATGCGCTTTTTTATACCTTGTGGCAATTTCGCTTTATGTACGCCAATTTAGTGATTATTTTAGGTCGCGATGAAGAATTAAAACAAAAGTATCTCGGTATTCAGCAGCAAGTGCTGGCCCGCAGCAGTAATATTTTACAGCAGCTTAAGAAAGACAAGGTACTGGATATTGCCGACGATGAAATCACCCCGTTGGCGGACACTATCCGTATGATTGCCGGTTTTTGGATTAGCAACCAACTGACCTACTCAGGGGCTGCTAACATTACCAAATCCTCTCTCTATGAAGGTCTGCTTAGAGTATTAATGTTGTTTAAAGCCTATTCCACCAGCGATTCTTTCGAGACGTTCAAGCACTTAGAGCAGCATTACCGCACCCTAGCCTTGGAAGATGACCAATAG
- a CDS encoding glycine C-acetyltransferase codes for MASTSFYARIKQQITDVKAEGLYKSERVIASAQQTAIQVNHNEVINFCANNYLGLANHPELINAAKNGLQSHGFGMASVRFICGTQDIHKQLEQSLSEFLGMEDTILYSSCFDANAGLFETLLDAEDAIVSDALNHASIIDGVRLCKAKRFRYANNDMNDLEVQLKAAQAAGARNILIATDGVFSMDGVIANLKGVCDLADKYGALVMVDDSHAVGFIGQNGRGTHEYCDVMDRVDIITGTLGKALGGASGGFTAAKKEVVEWLRQRSRPYLFSNSLAPSIVSASIHVLEMLKTGHDLREAVWENSRYFREQMTAAGFTLGGADHAIIPVMIGDAKLASDFANRLLAEQIYVVGFSFPVVPKGQARIRTQMSAAHSREQLDKAIDAFTRIGKDMGII; via the coding sequence GTGGCATCTACCTCATTCTACGCTCGTATCAAGCAACAAATCACCGACGTTAAAGCCGAAGGTTTATATAAAAGCGAGCGCGTTATCGCTTCGGCCCAGCAAACGGCAATCCAAGTTAATCACAATGAAGTTATTAACTTCTGTGCTAACAATTATTTAGGATTAGCCAACCACCCTGAACTCATTAACGCAGCCAAAAACGGTCTGCAGAGCCATGGTTTTGGCATGGCATCGGTGCGTTTTATCTGTGGTACTCAAGATATTCATAAACAGCTTGAGCAAAGCTTGAGTGAATTCTTAGGCATGGAAGACACCATTCTTTATTCTTCTTGTTTCGATGCCAACGCCGGTTTGTTTGAAACCTTGTTAGATGCCGAAGATGCCATAGTGTCAGACGCCCTAAACCATGCCTCAATTATCGATGGTGTTCGTTTATGTAAAGCCAAGCGCTTCCGTTACGCCAACAATGACATGAACGATCTTGAAGTGCAGCTTAAAGCCGCTCAAGCTGCGGGTGCCCGCAACATTCTGATCGCCACCGATGGCGTATTCTCTATGGATGGCGTTATTGCTAACCTAAAAGGCGTCTGCGATTTAGCCGATAAATACGGCGCACTGGTTATGGTCGATGACTCCCATGCCGTTGGTTTTATTGGTCAAAATGGCCGTGGCACCCACGAATATTGTGACGTCATGGACAGAGTGGACATCATCACAGGCACCTTAGGCAAGGCATTAGGCGGCGCATCGGGTGGTTTTACTGCGGCGAAAAAAGAAGTGGTTGAATGGTTACGTCAACGCTCGCGCCCGTATTTATTCTCAAACTCTTTAGCCCCCTCTATTGTCAGCGCCTCGATTCATGTACTTGAAATGCTAAAGACCGGCCATGACCTACGTGAAGCCGTGTGGGAAAACAGCCGTTATTTCCGCGAGCAAATGACAGCCGCAGGCTTTACCTTGGGCGGCGCCGATCACGCCATCATTCCTGTAATGATAGGTGATGCTAAACTGGCTAGTGACTTTGCCAATCGTCTACTGGCAGAACAAATTTACGTGGTTGGCTTCTCTTTCCCTGTTGTGCCTAAGGGTCAAGCCCGTATTCGTACTCAAATGTCTGCCGCTCACAGCCGTGAGCAACTAGACAAAGCCATTGATGCATTTACTCGTATTGGTAAAGACATGGGCATTATTTAA
- the tdh gene encoding L-threonine 3-dehydrogenase, which translates to MKALSKLKAEKGIWMVDAPKPVMGHNDLLIKIRKTAICGTDMHIYNWDEWAQKTIPVPMVVGHEYVGEVVDMGVEVRGFTVGDRVSGEGHITCGHCRNCRGGRTHLCRNTTGVGVNREGSFAEYLVIPAFNAFKIPADISDDLAAIFDPFGNAVHTALSFDLVGEDVLITGAGPIGIMAAAVCKHVGARHVVITDVNEYRLELARKMGATRAVNVSKENLTDVMTELGMTEGFDVGLEMSGVPSAFHGMLDTMNHGGKIAMLGIPGGEMAIDWSKVIFKGLIIKGIYGREMFETWYKMASLIQSGLDLSPIITHHFAIDDFQLGFEAMGSGQSGKVILNWD; encoded by the coding sequence ATGAAAGCATTAAGTAAATTAAAAGCCGAAAAAGGCATTTGGATGGTTGACGCACCAAAGCCTGTAATGGGTCACAACGACCTATTAATTAAAATTCGTAAAACCGCAATCTGCGGCACCGATATGCACATTTACAACTGGGACGAATGGGCACAGAAAACCATACCTGTGCCTATGGTTGTTGGCCATGAATATGTCGGTGAAGTTGTCGACATGGGCGTTGAAGTCCGTGGTTTTACTGTGGGTGACCGCGTCTCTGGTGAAGGCCATATTACTTGTGGTCATTGCCGTAACTGCCGTGGTGGTCGTACTCACCTATGCCGTAACACCACGGGTGTTGGCGTAAACCGAGAAGGCTCATTTGCAGAATACTTGGTTATTCCGGCATTTAACGCCTTTAAAATCCCAGCAGATATCTCTGACGATCTTGCCGCTATTTTCGATCCTTTCGGCAATGCCGTGCACACGGCGCTATCGTTCGATTTAGTCGGTGAAGACGTGTTGATCACAGGCGCTGGCCCCATAGGTATTATGGCTGCGGCTGTGTGTAAGCACGTCGGTGCTCGCCATGTGGTGATCACAGATGTAAACGAATACCGCCTAGAGCTTGCCCGTAAAATGGGCGCGACTCGCGCAGTAAACGTCTCTAAAGAAAACTTAACCGATGTGATGACAGAGCTTGGCATGACAGAAGGCTTCGATGTCGGCCTTGAAATGTCAGGGGTTCCATCAGCGTTTCATGGCATGTTAGATACCATGAATCACGGCGGTAAAATAGCCATGTTAGGTATTCCTGGCGGCGAAATGGCTATCGACTGGAGCAAGGTAATCTTCAAAGGCCTCATCATCAAAGGCATCTATGGCCGAGAAATGTTTGAGACCTGGTACAAGATGGCGAGCCTTATTCAATCGGGTTTAGATCTATCGCCTATCATCACTCACCATTTTGCTATCGATGACTTCCAGCTAGGCTTTGAAGCCATGGGGTCGGGTCAGTCGGGCAAGGTTATCCTTAACTGGGATTAA
- the glpE gene encoding thiosulfate sulfurtransferase GlpE: MSAFTHLSINQLIHMTQESSDVQIVDIRDAASFQAGHIANSINLNNENISHFIADADMDKPLVVVCYHGMSSQGAASYLHEQGFDAVYSLDGGYSAWSLANS; the protein is encoded by the coding sequence ATGTCAGCTTTTACGCATTTATCCATCAATCAACTGATCCACATGACCCAAGAGTCAAGTGACGTACAAATTGTCGATATCCGTGATGCCGCCAGCTTCCAAGCGGGACACATAGCGAATTCAATCAATTTGAACAATGAAAATATCAGCCATTTTATTGCCGATGCCGATATGGATAAACCTCTAGTGGTGGTGTGTTACCACGGCATGAGCAGCCAAGGCGCCGCCAGTTATTTGCATGAGCAGGGCTTCGATGCTGTCTATAGCCTAGATGGCGGCTACAGCGCCTGGAGCCTTGCTAATTCATGA
- the glpG gene encoding rhomboid family intramembrane serine protease GlpG, translated as MIAIGQLDNARAAQAFIDYLRGIGIDCEPVSNEQGVMLVIHNAEQQAQAKAEFERFLAEPYADRYLKASWDSGDTKAQLDYGAAGLGLVQHFITQSGPLTLGVFAISLLLFALMNFGLLELVYTSLSFFGATQAIDLTQVWRVFTPSLLHFSLLHIMFNLLWWWYLGGKIELRLGAPKLLVLLLVAGTLPNILQYFISGPNFGGLSGVVYALVGYTWLMGKRRPQSGLQLPDSYMGFMMLWLVLGFTDLLGMPIANGAHLGGLLIGLTQAAFDSRKLKAS; from the coding sequence ATGATAGCCATTGGCCAGCTTGACAATGCCCGTGCGGCGCAGGCATTTATCGATTATCTCAGAGGTATTGGGATTGATTGTGAGCCTGTGTCCAATGAGCAAGGTGTCATGCTGGTTATTCACAACGCCGAGCAACAAGCTCAAGCAAAAGCCGAGTTCGAACGCTTTTTGGCTGAACCCTATGCCGATCGTTATTTGAAAGCCTCATGGGACTCGGGTGATACTAAAGCACAGTTGGATTACGGCGCCGCTGGGCTAGGATTAGTACAACACTTTATCACTCAGTCTGGGCCGCTGACCTTAGGGGTATTTGCAATAAGCCTGCTGCTATTTGCCCTGATGAACTTCGGCTTACTCGAACTGGTATATACAAGCTTATCGTTTTTTGGCGCCACTCAAGCGATTGATTTAACTCAGGTGTGGCGGGTATTTACCCCCAGTCTACTGCACTTTTCCCTTCTACATATTATGTTCAACTTACTCTGGTGGTGGTACTTGGGCGGGAAAATTGAGTTAAGACTCGGTGCACCAAAGCTGCTGGTGTTATTGCTGGTTGCCGGCACTCTGCCGAATATATTGCAGTATTTTATTAGTGGCCCCAATTTTGGCGGGCTTTCTGGAGTCGTCTATGCCCTAGTGGGTTACACTTGGTTAATGGGCAAGAGGCGACCACAATCTGGGCTACAACTTCCCGATTCCTACATGGGTTTTATGATGTTGTGGTTAGTGCTTGGCTTTACCGATCTGCTCGGCATGCCCATAGCCAATGGCGCTCATCTTGGTGGTTTGCTTATTGGGCTGACACAAGCGGCCTTTGACAGCCGCAAGCTCAAAGCCAGCTAA
- the elbB gene encoding isoprenoid biosynthesis glyoxalase ElbB → MKNVAVLLSGAGVFDGTEIHESVLTLLALSRAGAHYQCFAPDIEQMHVVNHLTGEVATNERRNVLVESARIARGEVLNAKSLDVSEYDALIIPGGFGAAKNLSNYAITGSDCTVNPIVAVFIREFALAAKPVGFICISPMIIPKIYGHGAKATIGTDSASAQAFSEMGGKHIDAKVDEIVVDEINKIVSTPAYMLAGSIAEAHTGIEKLVARVLEMSEPHV, encoded by the coding sequence ATGAAAAATGTTGCTGTTTTGCTCAGTGGTGCCGGTGTCTTCGATGGTACTGAGATCCATGAGTCGGTGTTAACCTTACTCGCCTTGTCTCGTGCTGGGGCGCATTATCAATGTTTCGCACCGGATATTGAGCAGATGCACGTGGTCAATCATCTTACCGGAGAGGTGGCGACTAATGAACGTCGTAATGTGTTAGTGGAGTCGGCTCGCATCGCTCGCGGTGAGGTGCTTAATGCTAAGTCTTTAGACGTGAGTGAATACGATGCCTTGATTATCCCTGGCGGTTTTGGTGCGGCTAAAAATCTGTCTAACTACGCCATTACTGGCAGTGATTGCACTGTGAATCCCATAGTTGCGGTATTTATCCGCGAGTTTGCCCTAGCGGCAAAGCCGGTTGGCTTTATTTGTATCTCCCCTATGATAATCCCAAAAATCTACGGACATGGCGCTAAGGCGACCATAGGTACAGACAGCGCTAGCGCGCAGGCGTTTTCTGAAATGGGCGGTAAGCACATAGATGCCAAGGTTGATGAAATCGTGGTTGATGAAATCAATAAGATAGTTAGCACGCCCGCTTATATGTTGGCCGGTTCCATCGCAGAAGCCCATACTGGTATCGAAAAGCTGGTGGCGCGGGTATTAGAAATGAGTGAGCCTCACGTTTAG
- the polA gene encoding DNA polymerase I, which yields MPIIPENPLVLVDGSSYLYRAYYAPPHLTNSKGEATGAVYGVVNMLRSLMSRYHPSHIAVVFDAKGKTFRNDMYSEYKAQRPPMPDDLRSQIAPLHRIIHALGLPLISIEGVEADDVIGTIAKRASAEGRATLISTGDKDMAQLVNEHVTLINTMTDTIMGPEEVATKFGVGPELIIDFLALMGDKSDNIPGLPGVGEKTALAMLNGVGSVEKLLADPQSVLEVGFRGAKTMPAKIIDNADMLKLSYQLATIKTDVELDPDWDLLAVKPHNKDELIACYGEMEFKRWLAEVLDNKAPTQVKTSSNAESDEVMAPVEAISAKYHTILTLDDLDTWIAKLSQAKLIAIDTETTSLNYMDAKLVGISFAIEAGEAAYLPLAHDYLDAPSQIDMATALEKLRPLLESDNPAKVGQNLKYDISIFANVGIKLKGVHFDTMLESYVFNSVASRHDMDGLALKYLGHKNISFEDVAGKGAKQLTFNQIDLDTAAPYAAEDADITLRLHQHLWPRLEKEPELAQVFTELELPLIQVLSDIERQGVLIDPMLLSQQSDELAQKIDKLELEAYEIAGEKFNLGSPKQLQVLFFEKLAYPIIKKTPKGAPSTAEEVLVELALDYPLPKIILAHRSLAKLKSTYTDKLPLMVNGTTGRVHTSYHQANAATGRLSSSDPNLQNIPIRTEEGRRIRQAFIAPAGRKILAADYSQIELRIMAHLSQDKGLLTAFAEGKDIHRATAAEVFGAHFEEVTTEQRRRAKAVNFGLIYGMSAFGLAKQLDIPRNEAQTYIDTYFARYPGVLQYMEETRASAAELGYVSTLFGRRLYLPEIRDRNAMRRQAAERAAINAPMQGTAADIIKKAMINIANWIKTETQGEITMIMQVHDELVFEVDEAQAETLKAKICLLMAQAADLDVTLLAEAGIGNNWDEAH from the coding sequence ATGCCAATAATCCCAGAAAACCCCCTCGTCCTTGTGGATGGTTCTTCCTATCTTTATCGCGCTTACTACGCACCACCACATCTAACCAATTCTAAGGGTGAAGCCACGGGAGCGGTATACGGTGTAGTCAACATGCTTCGCAGCTTAATGAGCCGTTATCATCCGAGTCACATTGCCGTGGTATTTGATGCCAAAGGTAAAACATTTAGAAATGATATGTACAGCGAGTACAAGGCGCAGCGCCCACCCATGCCTGATGACTTACGCAGTCAAATCGCCCCTTTGCATAGAATAATCCACGCATTAGGCCTACCGCTTATCAGTATCGAAGGGGTTGAAGCCGATGACGTCATAGGCACCATAGCCAAGCGTGCCAGCGCCGAAGGCCGTGCCACCTTGATAAGCACAGGTGATAAAGACATGGCGCAGCTGGTTAATGAACATGTCACCCTGATAAATACCATGACAGACACCATAATGGGGCCTGAAGAAGTGGCCACTAAATTTGGTGTGGGCCCCGAGCTTATCATAGATTTCTTAGCCCTGATGGGCGATAAATCCGATAACATTCCAGGTCTACCGGGTGTTGGTGAAAAAACCGCACTGGCCATGTTAAACGGAGTTGGCAGTGTAGAAAAACTATTAGCCGATCCCCAAAGCGTCCTTGAAGTGGGCTTTAGGGGCGCTAAAACCATGCCAGCAAAAATTATCGACAATGCTGACATGCTTAAACTCTCCTACCAACTGGCCACCATCAAAACCGATGTGGAGTTGGATCCCGACTGGGATCTTCTTGCGGTGAAGCCGCATAATAAAGATGAGCTTATCGCCTGTTATGGTGAAATGGAGTTTAAACGCTGGCTAGCTGAAGTATTAGATAATAAAGCGCCAACCCAAGTTAAAACATCATCCAATGCTGAGTCTGACGAAGTGATGGCTCCCGTTGAGGCCATTAGCGCCAAGTATCACACCATCTTAACCCTCGATGACTTAGATACTTGGATTGCAAAGTTAAGCCAAGCCAAACTCATTGCCATAGACACTGAGACCACCAGCTTAAATTACATGGATGCTAAGCTCGTGGGGATTTCATTCGCCATCGAAGCAGGCGAAGCCGCATATTTGCCGTTAGCCCATGATTATTTAGATGCTCCGAGCCAAATAGACATGGCAACCGCCCTTGAGAAGCTGCGGCCGCTACTGGAAAGTGACAACCCAGCTAAAGTAGGCCAAAACTTAAAGTACGATATCAGCATTTTCGCTAATGTGGGCATCAAGCTTAAAGGCGTGCACTTCGATACCATGCTGGAGTCCTATGTGTTTAATTCGGTCGCCTCCCGCCATGATATGGATGGGCTTGCCTTAAAGTACTTAGGCCATAAGAACATTAGCTTCGAGGACGTTGCCGGTAAAGGCGCGAAACAGCTGACCTTTAATCAAATCGATTTAGACACCGCCGCGCCCTATGCCGCAGAAGATGCCGATATTACCTTACGTCTGCATCAACATTTATGGCCAAGGCTTGAGAAAGAGCCAGAACTGGCCCAAGTGTTCACCGAATTAGAATTACCACTTATTCAAGTTTTATCTGATATCGAGCGCCAAGGGGTACTTATAGACCCTATGCTATTAAGTCAGCAAAGTGATGAACTAGCGCAGAAGATTGATAAGTTAGAACTTGAGGCCTATGAGATAGCCGGTGAGAAATTTAACCTAGGGTCGCCAAAACAGTTGCAAGTCTTATTCTTTGAAAAATTGGCATACCCTATCATCAAGAAGACCCCCAAAGGTGCGCCATCGACGGCTGAAGAGGTGTTAGTCGAACTCGCCTTAGACTACCCCTTGCCCAAGATTATCTTAGCTCATCGCAGCTTAGCCAAACTTAAGAGTACCTACACGGACAAACTGCCGTTAATGGTCAATGGCACCACGGGGCGAGTGCATACCAGCTACCATCAAGCGAATGCCGCGACGGGGCGCTTATCATCGAGCGATCCAAACCTTCAAAACATTCCAATCCGCACTGAAGAAGGTCGCCGCATCAGACAAGCCTTTATCGCGCCGGCTGGGCGTAAAATTTTAGCGGCGGATTATTCACAAATTGAATTAAGGATCATGGCACATTTATCCCAAGATAAAGGCCTACTCACCGCCTTTGCCGAAGGTAAAGATATTCATAGAGCCACCGCAGCGGAAGTCTTTGGCGCACATTTTGAAGAAGTCACCACAGAGCAAAGGCGCCGTGCAAAAGCCGTCAACTTCGGTTTGATTTATGGCATGTCGGCCTTTGGCTTGGCTAAGCAGCTGGATATTCCTCGCAACGAAGCACAAACCTATATCGACACTTATTTCGCCCGCTATCCTGGGGTATTACAGTATATGGAAGAGACCCGTGCTAGCGCAGCCGAATTAGGCTACGTATCGACCCTGTTTGGCCGCCGCCTGTATCTACCAGAAATTCGCGATCGTAACGCCATGCGCCGCCAAGCTGCAGAAAGGGCTGCCATTAATGCCCCAATGCAAGGCACGGCCGCTGACATCATCAAGAAAGCCATGATCAACATAGCGAACTGGATCAAGACCGAGACCCAAGGTGAAATAACCATGATCATGCAAGTACACGATGAACTGGTGTTTGAAGTGGATGAAGCTCAAGCTGAAACATTAAAAGCCAAAATTTGCTTACTCATGGCACAAGCCGCCGATTTGGATGTCACCCTATTGGCAGAAGCGGGCATTGGTAATAATTGGGATGAAGCCCACTAG
- the yihA gene encoding ribosome biogenesis GTP-binding protein YihA/YsxC, giving the protein MSESIMDFRRAKFLISAPDIAHLNQYLPGDVGVEIAFAGRSNAGKSSALNALTEQKSLARTSKTPGRTQLINVFALDDDRRLVDLPGYGFAQVPLALKNKWQQALGEYLQKRACLSGVVVLMDIRHPLKDLDMQMIEWAVASEIPVLALLTKSDKLAQSAKMKTVNEVRSALADFGDWVKVEPFSSLKGTGKPKVLSILNEWCHPQWLMDAMAQESPED; this is encoded by the coding sequence GTGTCAGAATCTATTATGGATTTCCGCAGGGCCAAGTTTTTAATCAGTGCGCCAGATATTGCTCACCTTAATCAATATTTACCGGGTGACGTTGGCGTAGAAATCGCCTTTGCAGGTCGCTCTAATGCCGGTAAGTCCAGTGCTCTCAACGCACTGACAGAACAGAAAAGTCTTGCCAGAACCAGTAAGACACCGGGTCGTACCCAGCTAATCAACGTGTTTGCCTTAGATGATGATCGCCGTTTAGTGGATTTGCCTGGTTATGGTTTTGCCCAAGTTCCCTTGGCTTTGAAGAATAAATGGCAGCAAGCTTTAGGTGAATACCTGCAAAAAAGAGCCTGCTTAAGCGGCGTTGTGGTATTGATGGACATTCGTCATCCATTAAAAGATCTCGACATGCAGATGATCGAGTGGGCAGTTGCCAGTGAAATCCCGGTATTGGCGTTACTGACTAAGTCGGACAAGCTGGCTCAAAGTGCAAAAATGAAAACAGTTAACGAAGTGCGTAGTGCGTTAGCGGACTTTGGTGATTGGGTGAAGGTTGAGCCATTTTCATCGCTTAAGGGAACGGGCAAGCCTAAGGTGTTGAGCATTCTTAATGAATGGTGCCACCCACAATGGTTGATGGATGCCATGGCACAAGAATCACCAGAAGATTAA
- a CDS encoding c-type cytochrome, with translation MKKLALALSVVAAMSSPANAEGNAEAGKTKALICSACHGVDGNSMIDMYPKISGQHASYLEKQIHDFRSAAMSGGKEGRMDPIMGGMTMALSDQDIADLAAFFASNPIQAVAITDVPALGESLYKGGDTDRGITGCIACHGPDGKGAAAAGFPTLAGQHTNYIKIQLNKFRDGSRNNDLNGMMQDIAKKLTDSDIEALSKYISSIK, from the coding sequence ATGAAAAAGTTAGCTCTTGCGCTGTCTGTAGTTGCCGCTATGTCATCGCCTGCAAACGCCGAAGGTAATGCTGAAGCGGGCAAAACCAAAGCCCTTATCTGTTCAGCCTGTCACGGTGTTGACGGAAACAGCATGATAGACATGTACCCTAAGATTTCAGGTCAACACGCGTCATACCTAGAAAAACAAATACATGATTTTCGTTCTGCCGCAATGTCTGGTGGCAAAGAAGGTCGTATGGACCCTATCATGGGCGGTATGACTATGGCGTTAAGCGATCAAGATATTGCTGATTTGGCAGCATTTTTTGCGAGCAACCCCATTCAAGCGGTTGCCATTACCGATGTGCCTGCATTAGGTGAAAGCCTATACAAAGGTGGTGATACCGACCGTGGTATTACCGGTTGTATCGCTTGTCACGGCCCAGATGGTAAGGGCGCTGCCGCAGCAGGTTTTCCAACATTAGCGGGGCAGCACACCAATTACATCAAGATCCAACTCAATAAGTTCCGTGACGGCAGCCGTAACAATGATTTGAACGGCATGATGCAAGATATCGCTAAAAAATTAACTGATAGCGACATAGAAGCATTATCTAAATATATTTCAAGCATTAAGTAA
- a CDS encoding methyltransferase domain-containing protein, whose translation MTRCPLCKHAATLFLQDKKRAFFDCPQCAFVFVDPSDHRMPSNSSTPIQSYGRQQKAAQQRQATQFVLPLLSQLSDLTGDNLLGLNFGHSLDQHCIDKIQASGHQLLQYDPFKATEQAVLQQQYDFVCSYKVFESFKRPLNQWALLSSLVKPQGWLAIGTALLTDKSHFAKWHHKNNPAHVSFYQHKTFEYLATQGQFKLLFAAKELVLMQKAANSGIKPILI comes from the coding sequence ATGACCCGATGCCCACTGTGTAAGCACGCTGCCACGCTATTTCTTCAAGATAAGAAAAGGGCTTTCTTCGACTGCCCACAATGTGCATTTGTGTTTGTCGACCCCAGCGACCACAGAATGCCATCCAACTCATCAACGCCAATTCAAAGCTATGGACGCCAACAAAAAGCAGCCCAGCAGCGCCAAGCAACGCAATTTGTGCTGCCTTTGCTATCTCAACTCAGTGACTTAACCGGCGATAATCTCTTGGGGTTGAACTTCGGCCATAGTTTAGACCAGCATTGCATAGACAAAATTCAAGCCAGTGGCCACCAATTGCTGCAGTACGACCCATTCAAGGCAACCGAACAGGCCGTGCTGCAACAGCAATATGACTTCGTGTGTAGCTATAAAGTATTTGAGAGTTTTAAGCGGCCATTAAACCAATGGGCCTTATTGTCCAGCCTAGTTAAACCTCAAGGTTGGCTGGCAATCGGCACCGCACTGCTGACGGATAAATCCCATTTTGCTAAATGGCATCATAAGAATAATCCGGCCCATGTCAGCTTCTATCAGCACAAAACCTTCGAATACCTAGCCACTCAGGGGCAATTTAAGCTATTATTTGCCGCGAAAGAATTAGTTTTGATGCAAAAAGCAGCAAACTCTGGTATAAAGCCCATCCTTATTTAG